From one Paramormyrops kingsleyae isolate MSU_618 chromosome 1, PKINGS_0.4, whole genome shotgun sequence genomic stretch:
- the enox1 gene encoding ecto-NOX disulfide-thiol exchanger 1 isoform X1 — protein MRPAMSSGCLNSNEADLLLPENNSIWSHIVLNVPKLTIFLKAADGMGSLGAEQAHVAVPVADPGAWATAMSNLGIVPMGVAGQPLVSDSICIQSFDPSMSIIAPINPMLAGISLVPPPPVPAEMPVVKEIIHCKSCTLFPQNPNLPPPSTRERPPGCKTVFVGGLPENASEEIIREVFDQCGEIIAVRKSKKNFCHIRFAEEFMVDKALYLSGYRMRIGSSTDKKDSGRIHVDFAQARDDLYEWECKQRLLAREERHRRRVQEERLRPPSPPPIMHYSDHEAALLAEKLKDDNKFSEASTVLLTWIERGEVSRRSANQFYSMIQSANSHVRRLLGEKAQREEEMEEARERFRSALLSILAQFEQIAAVFTAATRQKAWDHFSKAQRKNIDIWRKQCEELRNAHSEEIMGIRREEEMEMSEDDSDENPSKKMRLDDSALGTQVCALREENDSLRWQLDAYRNEVELLKQEQGKMQRAEDGSIKEQQLPFLQQSMLGMQQQLRSLQEELRSKERDLEWAREEQRCVEEELRALREKLQKNVDAVEANHMEMSEKRLNGYTGSLHTGQDRSGEPTARGPAVSEKEALLLGIISTFLHVHPFGANIEYLWSYVQRLDAKSCIDASPESEPRRRPLQVSAGELEGLMTRLPRMFKQEFSGVGATLEKRWKFCGFDGIHSV, from the exons ATGAGACCGGCCATGTCCAGCG GATGCTTGAATTCAAATGAAGCTGACTTACTGTTGCCCGAGAACAACAGTATATGGAGTCATATTGTCCTGAACGTCCCAAAATTAACCATATTTCTGAAAG CTGCGGACGGGATGGGCAGTCTGGGAGCCGAGCAGGCCCATGTCGCCGTGCCTGTAGCAGACCCTGGCGCCTGGGCTACGGCCATGAGCAATCTGGGCATCGTGCCGATGGGCGTGGCCGGGCAGCCACTGGTTTCAG ATTCCATCTGCATCCAGAGCTTTGACCCCAGCATGAGTATTATTGCCCCCATCAACCCAATGTTGGCGGGCATCAGCCTGGTTCCGCCCCCACCAGTCCCAGCCGAGATGCCCGTTGTCAAGGAGATAATCCACTGTAAGAGCTGCACGCTCTTCCCACAGAACCCCA ATCTCCCCCCTCCGTCCACCAGGGAGCGCCCCCCAGGATGCAAGACCGTGTTTGTCGGGGGGCTCCCCGAGAACGCCAGCGAAGAGATCATACGCGAGGTTTTCGATCAGTGCGGCGAGATCATCGCCGTACGCAAGAGCAAGAAGAACTTCTGCCACATTCGCTTTGCGGAGGAGTTCATGGTGGACAAGGCCCTGTACCTGTCCG GGTACCGGATGCGCATCGGGTCCAGCACGGACAAGAAGGACTCGGGCCGCATACACGTGGATTTTGCACAGGCGCGCGACGACCTGTACGAGTGGGAGTGTAAGCAGAGACTGCTGGCTCGTGAGGAACGCCACCGCCGCAGGGTACAGGAGGAGCGACTGCGGCCACCCTCGCCCCCTCCCATAATGCACTACTCAGACCACGAAGCGGCCCTGCTGGCGGAGAAGCTGAAAG atgaCAACAAGTTCAGCGAGGCCTCCACGGTGTTGCTGACCTGGATCGAACGCGGCGAGGTCAGCCGCCGCTCGGCCAACCAGTTCTACTCCATGATCCAGTCGGCGAACAGCCACGTGCGGCGGCTGCTGGGCGAGAAGGCGCAGCGcgaggaggagatggaggaggcGCGCGAGCGATTCAGGAGCGCCCTGCTCTCCATCCTGGCGCAAT TTGAGCAGATCGCGGCCGTTTTCACCGCTGCTACCAGGCAAAAGGCATGGGACCATTTCTCAAAAGCACAGCGCAAGAACATAGACATTTGGCGCAAGCAGTGCGAG GAGCTGCGGAATGCCCacagtgaagaaatcatgggCATTCGCAGGGAGGAGGAGATGGAGATGTCGGAGGATGACTCAGACGAAAACCCCAGCAAGAAAATGCGGCTGGATGACTCAG CCCTGGGCACACAGGTCTGTGCCCTGCGGGAGGAGAACGACAGCCTGCGCTGGCAACTGGACGCCTACAGAAATGAGGTAGAGCTGCTAAAACAGGAGCAAGGCAAGATGCAACGTGCTGAGGATGGTTCCATCAAGGAGCAGCAGCTGCCGTTCCTGcagcagagcatgctgggaatgcAGCAG CAGCTCCGTAGTCTCCAGGAGGAGCTGAGGAGTAAGGAGAGGGATCTGGAGTGGGCCAGGGAGGAGCAGCGCTGCGTGGAAGAGGAGCTCCGGGCCCTGAGGGAAAAG CTGCAGAAGAATGTGGATGCCGTGGAGGCGAACCACATGGAGATGTCAGAGAAG CGCCTGAACGGATACACAGGGAGCCTCCATACTGGCCAAGACAGGAGCGGCGAGCCGACCGCACGGGGCCCTGCTGTTTCTGAGAAGGAGGCGCTGTTGCTCG GGATCATCTCCACCTTCCTCCACGTCCACCCTTTCGGAGCCAATATTGAGTATCTGTGGTCGTACGTCCAGAGGCTAGACGCTAAG AGCTGTATAGATGCATCTCCTGAATCTGAGCCCCGACGGCGCCCCCTTCAGGTTTCGGCAGGGGAGCTGGAGGGCCTCATGACACGGCTGCCGCGGATGTTCAAGCAGGAGTTCAGCGGCGTCGGCGCCACACTGGAGAAGCGCTGGAAGTTCTGCGGCTTCGACGGCATCCACTCCGTGTGA
- the enox1 gene encoding ecto-NOX disulfide-thiol exchanger 1 isoform X4 yields the protein MRPAMSSAADGMGSLGAEQAHVAVPVADPGAWATAMSNLGIVPMGVAGQPLVSDSICIQSFDPSMSIIAPINPMLAGISLVPPPPVPAEMPVVKEIIHCKSCTLFPQNPNLPPPSTRERPPGCKTVFVGGLPENASEEIIREVFDQCGEIIAVRKSKKNFCHIRFAEEFMVDKALYLSGYRMRIGSSTDKKDSGRIHVDFAQARDDLYEWECKQRLLAREERHRRRVQEERLRPPSPPPIMHYSDHEAALLAEKLKDDNKFSEASTVLLTWIERGEVSRRSANQFYSMIQSANSHVRRLLGEKAQREEEMEEARERFRSALLSILAQFEQIAAVFTAATRQKAWDHFSKAQRKNIDIWRKQCEELRNAHSEEIMGIRREEEMEMSEDDSDENPSKKMRLDDSALGTQVCALREENDSLRWQLDAYRNEVELLKQEQGKMQRAEDGSIKEQQLPFLQQSMLGMQQQLRSLQEELRSKERDLEWAREEQRCVEEELRALREKLQKNVDAVEANHMEMSEKRLNGYTGSLHTGQDRSGEPTARGPAVSEKEALLLGIISTFLHVHPFGANIEYLWSYVQRLDAKSCIDASPESEPRRRPLQVSAGELEGLMTRLPRMFKQEFSGVGATLEKRWKFCGFDGIHSV from the exons ATGAGACCGGCCATGTCCAGCG CTGCGGACGGGATGGGCAGTCTGGGAGCCGAGCAGGCCCATGTCGCCGTGCCTGTAGCAGACCCTGGCGCCTGGGCTACGGCCATGAGCAATCTGGGCATCGTGCCGATGGGCGTGGCCGGGCAGCCACTGGTTTCAG ATTCCATCTGCATCCAGAGCTTTGACCCCAGCATGAGTATTATTGCCCCCATCAACCCAATGTTGGCGGGCATCAGCCTGGTTCCGCCCCCACCAGTCCCAGCCGAGATGCCCGTTGTCAAGGAGATAATCCACTGTAAGAGCTGCACGCTCTTCCCACAGAACCCCA ATCTCCCCCCTCCGTCCACCAGGGAGCGCCCCCCAGGATGCAAGACCGTGTTTGTCGGGGGGCTCCCCGAGAACGCCAGCGAAGAGATCATACGCGAGGTTTTCGATCAGTGCGGCGAGATCATCGCCGTACGCAAGAGCAAGAAGAACTTCTGCCACATTCGCTTTGCGGAGGAGTTCATGGTGGACAAGGCCCTGTACCTGTCCG GGTACCGGATGCGCATCGGGTCCAGCACGGACAAGAAGGACTCGGGCCGCATACACGTGGATTTTGCACAGGCGCGCGACGACCTGTACGAGTGGGAGTGTAAGCAGAGACTGCTGGCTCGTGAGGAACGCCACCGCCGCAGGGTACAGGAGGAGCGACTGCGGCCACCCTCGCCCCCTCCCATAATGCACTACTCAGACCACGAAGCGGCCCTGCTGGCGGAGAAGCTGAAAG atgaCAACAAGTTCAGCGAGGCCTCCACGGTGTTGCTGACCTGGATCGAACGCGGCGAGGTCAGCCGCCGCTCGGCCAACCAGTTCTACTCCATGATCCAGTCGGCGAACAGCCACGTGCGGCGGCTGCTGGGCGAGAAGGCGCAGCGcgaggaggagatggaggaggcGCGCGAGCGATTCAGGAGCGCCCTGCTCTCCATCCTGGCGCAAT TTGAGCAGATCGCGGCCGTTTTCACCGCTGCTACCAGGCAAAAGGCATGGGACCATTTCTCAAAAGCACAGCGCAAGAACATAGACATTTGGCGCAAGCAGTGCGAG GAGCTGCGGAATGCCCacagtgaagaaatcatgggCATTCGCAGGGAGGAGGAGATGGAGATGTCGGAGGATGACTCAGACGAAAACCCCAGCAAGAAAATGCGGCTGGATGACTCAG CCCTGGGCACACAGGTCTGTGCCCTGCGGGAGGAGAACGACAGCCTGCGCTGGCAACTGGACGCCTACAGAAATGAGGTAGAGCTGCTAAAACAGGAGCAAGGCAAGATGCAACGTGCTGAGGATGGTTCCATCAAGGAGCAGCAGCTGCCGTTCCTGcagcagagcatgctgggaatgcAGCAG CAGCTCCGTAGTCTCCAGGAGGAGCTGAGGAGTAAGGAGAGGGATCTGGAGTGGGCCAGGGAGGAGCAGCGCTGCGTGGAAGAGGAGCTCCGGGCCCTGAGGGAAAAG CTGCAGAAGAATGTGGATGCCGTGGAGGCGAACCACATGGAGATGTCAGAGAAG CGCCTGAACGGATACACAGGGAGCCTCCATACTGGCCAAGACAGGAGCGGCGAGCCGACCGCACGGGGCCCTGCTGTTTCTGAGAAGGAGGCGCTGTTGCTCG GGATCATCTCCACCTTCCTCCACGTCCACCCTTTCGGAGCCAATATTGAGTATCTGTGGTCGTACGTCCAGAGGCTAGACGCTAAG AGCTGTATAGATGCATCTCCTGAATCTGAGCCCCGACGGCGCCCCCTTCAGGTTTCGGCAGGGGAGCTGGAGGGCCTCATGACACGGCTGCCGCGGATGTTCAAGCAGGAGTTCAGCGGCGTCGGCGCCACACTGGAGAAGCGCTGGAAGTTCTGCGGCTTCGACGGCATCCACTCCGTGTGA
- the enox1 gene encoding ecto-NOX disulfide-thiol exchanger 1 isoform X3, translating to MRPAMSSGCLNSNEADLLLPENNSIWSHIVLNVPKLTIFLKAADGMGSLGAEQAHVAVPVADPGAWATAMSNLGIVPMGVAGQPLVSDSICIQSFDPSMSIIAPINPMLAGISLVPPPPVPAEMPVVKEIIHCKSCTLFPQNPNLPPPSTRERPPGCKTVFVGGLPENASEEIIREVFDQCGEIIAVRKSKKNFCHIRFAEEFMVDKALYLSGYRMRIGSSTDKKDSGRIHVDFAQARDDLYEWECKQRLLAREERHRRRVQEERLRPPSPPPIMHYSDHEAALLAEKLKDDNKFSEASTVLLTWIERGEVSRRSANQFYSMIQSANSHVRRLLGEKAQREEEMEEARERFRSALLSILAQFEQIAAVFTAATRQKAWDHFSKAQRKNIDIWRKQCEELRNAHSEEIMGIRREEEMEMSEDDSDENPSKKMRLDDSALGTQVCALREENDSLRWQLDAYRNEVELLKQEQGKMQRAEDGSIKEQQLPFLQQSMLGMQQQLRSLQEELRSKERDLEWAREEQRCVEEELRALREKLQKNVDAVEANHMEMSEKRLNGYTGSLHTGQDRSGEPTARGPAVSEKEALLLGIISTFLHVHPFGANIEYLWSYVQRLDAKVSAGELEGLMTRLPRMFKQEFSGVGATLEKRWKFCGFDGIHSV from the exons ATGAGACCGGCCATGTCCAGCG GATGCTTGAATTCAAATGAAGCTGACTTACTGTTGCCCGAGAACAACAGTATATGGAGTCATATTGTCCTGAACGTCCCAAAATTAACCATATTTCTGAAAG CTGCGGACGGGATGGGCAGTCTGGGAGCCGAGCAGGCCCATGTCGCCGTGCCTGTAGCAGACCCTGGCGCCTGGGCTACGGCCATGAGCAATCTGGGCATCGTGCCGATGGGCGTGGCCGGGCAGCCACTGGTTTCAG ATTCCATCTGCATCCAGAGCTTTGACCCCAGCATGAGTATTATTGCCCCCATCAACCCAATGTTGGCGGGCATCAGCCTGGTTCCGCCCCCACCAGTCCCAGCCGAGATGCCCGTTGTCAAGGAGATAATCCACTGTAAGAGCTGCACGCTCTTCCCACAGAACCCCA ATCTCCCCCCTCCGTCCACCAGGGAGCGCCCCCCAGGATGCAAGACCGTGTTTGTCGGGGGGCTCCCCGAGAACGCCAGCGAAGAGATCATACGCGAGGTTTTCGATCAGTGCGGCGAGATCATCGCCGTACGCAAGAGCAAGAAGAACTTCTGCCACATTCGCTTTGCGGAGGAGTTCATGGTGGACAAGGCCCTGTACCTGTCCG GGTACCGGATGCGCATCGGGTCCAGCACGGACAAGAAGGACTCGGGCCGCATACACGTGGATTTTGCACAGGCGCGCGACGACCTGTACGAGTGGGAGTGTAAGCAGAGACTGCTGGCTCGTGAGGAACGCCACCGCCGCAGGGTACAGGAGGAGCGACTGCGGCCACCCTCGCCCCCTCCCATAATGCACTACTCAGACCACGAAGCGGCCCTGCTGGCGGAGAAGCTGAAAG atgaCAACAAGTTCAGCGAGGCCTCCACGGTGTTGCTGACCTGGATCGAACGCGGCGAGGTCAGCCGCCGCTCGGCCAACCAGTTCTACTCCATGATCCAGTCGGCGAACAGCCACGTGCGGCGGCTGCTGGGCGAGAAGGCGCAGCGcgaggaggagatggaggaggcGCGCGAGCGATTCAGGAGCGCCCTGCTCTCCATCCTGGCGCAAT TTGAGCAGATCGCGGCCGTTTTCACCGCTGCTACCAGGCAAAAGGCATGGGACCATTTCTCAAAAGCACAGCGCAAGAACATAGACATTTGGCGCAAGCAGTGCGAG GAGCTGCGGAATGCCCacagtgaagaaatcatgggCATTCGCAGGGAGGAGGAGATGGAGATGTCGGAGGATGACTCAGACGAAAACCCCAGCAAGAAAATGCGGCTGGATGACTCAG CCCTGGGCACACAGGTCTGTGCCCTGCGGGAGGAGAACGACAGCCTGCGCTGGCAACTGGACGCCTACAGAAATGAGGTAGAGCTGCTAAAACAGGAGCAAGGCAAGATGCAACGTGCTGAGGATGGTTCCATCAAGGAGCAGCAGCTGCCGTTCCTGcagcagagcatgctgggaatgcAGCAG CAGCTCCGTAGTCTCCAGGAGGAGCTGAGGAGTAAGGAGAGGGATCTGGAGTGGGCCAGGGAGGAGCAGCGCTGCGTGGAAGAGGAGCTCCGGGCCCTGAGGGAAAAG CTGCAGAAGAATGTGGATGCCGTGGAGGCGAACCACATGGAGATGTCAGAGAAG CGCCTGAACGGATACACAGGGAGCCTCCATACTGGCCAAGACAGGAGCGGCGAGCCGACCGCACGGGGCCCTGCTGTTTCTGAGAAGGAGGCGCTGTTGCTCG GGATCATCTCCACCTTCCTCCACGTCCACCCTTTCGGAGCCAATATTGAGTATCTGTGGTCGTACGTCCAGAGGCTAGACGCTAAG GTTTCGGCAGGGGAGCTGGAGGGCCTCATGACACGGCTGCCGCGGATGTTCAAGCAGGAGTTCAGCGGCGTCGGCGCCACACTGGAGAAGCGCTGGAAGTTCTGCGGCTTCGACGGCATCCACTCCGTGTGA
- the enox1 gene encoding ecto-NOX disulfide-thiol exchanger 1 isoform X2: MRPAMSSGCLNSNEADLLLPENNSIWSHIVLNVPKLTIFLKAADGMGSLGAEQAHVAVPVADPGAWATAMSNLGIVPMGVAGQPLVSDSICIQSFDPSMSIIAPINPMLAGISLVPPPPVPAEMPVVKEIIHCKSCTLFPQNPNLPPPSTRERPPGCKTVFVGGLPENASEEIIREVFDQCGEIIAVRKSKKNFCHIRFAEEFMVDKALYLSGYRMRIGSSTDKKDSGRIHVDFAQARDDLYEWECKQRLLAREERHRRRVQEERLRPPSPPPIMHYSDHEAALLAEKLKDDNKFSEASTVLLTWIERGEVSRRSANQFYSMIQSANSHVRRLLGEKAQREEEMEEARERFRSALLSILAQFEQIAAVFTAATRQKAWDHFSKAQRKNIDIWRKQCEELRNAHSEEIMGIRREEEMEMSEDDSDENPSKKMRLDDSALGTQVCALREENDSLRWQLDAYRNEVELLKQEQGKMQRAEDGSIKEQQLPFLQQSMLGMQQLRSLQEELRSKERDLEWAREEQRCVEEELRALREKLQKNVDAVEANHMEMSEKRLNGYTGSLHTGQDRSGEPTARGPAVSEKEALLLGIISTFLHVHPFGANIEYLWSYVQRLDAKSCIDASPESEPRRRPLQVSAGELEGLMTRLPRMFKQEFSGVGATLEKRWKFCGFDGIHSV; this comes from the exons ATGAGACCGGCCATGTCCAGCG GATGCTTGAATTCAAATGAAGCTGACTTACTGTTGCCCGAGAACAACAGTATATGGAGTCATATTGTCCTGAACGTCCCAAAATTAACCATATTTCTGAAAG CTGCGGACGGGATGGGCAGTCTGGGAGCCGAGCAGGCCCATGTCGCCGTGCCTGTAGCAGACCCTGGCGCCTGGGCTACGGCCATGAGCAATCTGGGCATCGTGCCGATGGGCGTGGCCGGGCAGCCACTGGTTTCAG ATTCCATCTGCATCCAGAGCTTTGACCCCAGCATGAGTATTATTGCCCCCATCAACCCAATGTTGGCGGGCATCAGCCTGGTTCCGCCCCCACCAGTCCCAGCCGAGATGCCCGTTGTCAAGGAGATAATCCACTGTAAGAGCTGCACGCTCTTCCCACAGAACCCCA ATCTCCCCCCTCCGTCCACCAGGGAGCGCCCCCCAGGATGCAAGACCGTGTTTGTCGGGGGGCTCCCCGAGAACGCCAGCGAAGAGATCATACGCGAGGTTTTCGATCAGTGCGGCGAGATCATCGCCGTACGCAAGAGCAAGAAGAACTTCTGCCACATTCGCTTTGCGGAGGAGTTCATGGTGGACAAGGCCCTGTACCTGTCCG GGTACCGGATGCGCATCGGGTCCAGCACGGACAAGAAGGACTCGGGCCGCATACACGTGGATTTTGCACAGGCGCGCGACGACCTGTACGAGTGGGAGTGTAAGCAGAGACTGCTGGCTCGTGAGGAACGCCACCGCCGCAGGGTACAGGAGGAGCGACTGCGGCCACCCTCGCCCCCTCCCATAATGCACTACTCAGACCACGAAGCGGCCCTGCTGGCGGAGAAGCTGAAAG atgaCAACAAGTTCAGCGAGGCCTCCACGGTGTTGCTGACCTGGATCGAACGCGGCGAGGTCAGCCGCCGCTCGGCCAACCAGTTCTACTCCATGATCCAGTCGGCGAACAGCCACGTGCGGCGGCTGCTGGGCGAGAAGGCGCAGCGcgaggaggagatggaggaggcGCGCGAGCGATTCAGGAGCGCCCTGCTCTCCATCCTGGCGCAAT TTGAGCAGATCGCGGCCGTTTTCACCGCTGCTACCAGGCAAAAGGCATGGGACCATTTCTCAAAAGCACAGCGCAAGAACATAGACATTTGGCGCAAGCAGTGCGAG GAGCTGCGGAATGCCCacagtgaagaaatcatgggCATTCGCAGGGAGGAGGAGATGGAGATGTCGGAGGATGACTCAGACGAAAACCCCAGCAAGAAAATGCGGCTGGATGACTCAG CCCTGGGCACACAGGTCTGTGCCCTGCGGGAGGAGAACGACAGCCTGCGCTGGCAACTGGACGCCTACAGAAATGAGGTAGAGCTGCTAAAACAGGAGCAAGGCAAGATGCAACGTGCTGAGGATGGTTCCATCAAGGAGCAGCAGCTGCCGTTCCTGcagcagagcatgctgggaatgcAGCAG CTCCGTAGTCTCCAGGAGGAGCTGAGGAGTAAGGAGAGGGATCTGGAGTGGGCCAGGGAGGAGCAGCGCTGCGTGGAAGAGGAGCTCCGGGCCCTGAGGGAAAAG CTGCAGAAGAATGTGGATGCCGTGGAGGCGAACCACATGGAGATGTCAGAGAAG CGCCTGAACGGATACACAGGGAGCCTCCATACTGGCCAAGACAGGAGCGGCGAGCCGACCGCACGGGGCCCTGCTGTTTCTGAGAAGGAGGCGCTGTTGCTCG GGATCATCTCCACCTTCCTCCACGTCCACCCTTTCGGAGCCAATATTGAGTATCTGTGGTCGTACGTCCAGAGGCTAGACGCTAAG AGCTGTATAGATGCATCTCCTGAATCTGAGCCCCGACGGCGCCCCCTTCAGGTTTCGGCAGGGGAGCTGGAGGGCCTCATGACACGGCTGCCGCGGATGTTCAAGCAGGAGTTCAGCGGCGTCGGCGCCACACTGGAGAAGCGCTGGAAGTTCTGCGGCTTCGACGGCATCCACTCCGTGTGA